In the genome of Bradyrhizobium arachidis, one region contains:
- a CDS encoding multicopper oxidase family protein, with protein sequence MFSRRGFLGTAALASASVVSGRVQAASIPEAPHMDKVVMQPPLHPISGPDYRPVVTLNGWSLPFRMNGDWKEFHLVAEPVVREFAEGMKVNLWGYNGQSPGPTIEAVEGDKVRIFVTNKLPEYTSVHWHGMIIPSGMDGVGGLTQPHIQPGKTFVYEFEMKKSGTFMYHPHSDEMVQIAMGMMGMVVVHPRDQGFRPVDRDFVFVMSTYRVDPGTYLPQVNEMTDFNMWTWNARVFPGIDPLAVRLGDKVRVRIGNLSMTNHPIHLHGHSFAVTCTDGGWIPESAQYPETTTDVPVGAIRVFDVLADNPGDWAFHCHKSHHTMNAMGHDMRNLIGVSRKDLAKAVGKLAPDAMVMGQSGMAMGNMEMPAPDNTLPMMSGTGQFGPIEMGGMFTVMKIREDLARDDYRDPGPYQFPKGTVAYEVAAPATEPARQPGAPAHKMKM encoded by the coding sequence ATGTTTTCCCGCCGAGGATTTTTGGGCACGGCCGCGCTCGCCAGCGCATCCGTCGTCAGCGGCCGCGTGCAGGCGGCCTCGATTCCGGAAGCCCCGCACATGGACAAGGTGGTGATGCAGCCGCCGCTGCACCCCATCAGCGGGCCAGATTATCGCCCCGTGGTCACGCTGAACGGTTGGTCGCTGCCGTTCCGCATGAACGGCGACTGGAAGGAATTCCATCTCGTCGCCGAGCCCGTGGTGCGCGAATTCGCCGAAGGCATGAAGGTGAACCTGTGGGGCTATAACGGCCAGTCGCCGGGCCCGACCATCGAGGCGGTCGAGGGCGACAAGGTCCGCATCTTTGTCACCAACAAGCTGCCCGAATACACCAGTGTGCACTGGCACGGCATGATCATCCCCAGCGGCATGGACGGTGTCGGCGGGCTGACCCAGCCGCACATCCAGCCGGGAAAGACCTTCGTCTACGAGTTCGAGATGAAGAAGAGCGGCACCTTCATGTACCACCCGCACTCCGACGAAATGGTGCAGATCGCGATGGGCATGATGGGCATGGTCGTGGTGCACCCGCGCGATCAGGGCTTCCGCCCCGTCGACCGCGACTTCGTCTTCGTGATGAGCACCTATCGCGTCGATCCCGGCACCTATCTGCCGCAGGTCAACGAGATGACCGATTTCAACATGTGGACCTGGAATGCGCGGGTGTTTCCCGGCATCGATCCCTTGGCCGTCCGGCTCGGCGACAAGGTGCGCGTGCGGATCGGCAATCTCAGCATGACCAACCATCCGATCCATCTGCACGGCCACAGCTTTGCGGTGACCTGCACCGACGGCGGCTGGATTCCCGAGAGCGCGCAATATCCGGAGACGACCACCGACGTCCCGGTCGGTGCGATCAGAGTGTTCGACGTGCTCGCCGACAATCCGGGCGACTGGGCATTTCATTGCCACAAGTCGCATCACACAATGAATGCGATGGGCCACGACATGCGCAACCTGATCGGGGTGTCGCGCAAGGACCTCGCCAAGGCCGTCGGCAAGCTCGCGCCGGATGCGATGGTGATGGGGCAATCCGGCATGGCGATGGGCAACATGGAGATGCCGGCGCCCGACAACACGCTGCCGATGATGTCAGGCACCGGCCAGTTCGGCCCGATCGAGATGGGCGGAATGTTCACGGTAATGAAGATCCGCGAGGACCTTGCGCGTGACGATTATCGCGATCCCGGCCCC
- a CDS encoding FAD binding domain-containing protein has product MKQFDYVRPATVTEAVAAAAQPGAVYLAAGTNLLDLMKGGVSRPDRLVDVTHLDGLDQIETLVDGSLRIGALVSNADLAHDAEFARSYPAVAEALLSGASAQLRNAATVGGNLLQRTRCAYFYDTASRCNKREAGSGCDARDGENRGHAVLGWSESCIATHPSDFCVPLVALDAVVEIEGRNGRREIALDELHRLPGNTPERESALEPGDLIVAVSLPPAARGFAAHARYLKVRERTSYAFAVVSAASALRIENGKIAEARLALGGVAAKPWRARAAEDVLKGVAPTADAFQEAAWRALTDAKPSGDNAFKIELARRIVVRALTLAAAGTPARIPALPASPFASMSGAVHA; this is encoded by the coding sequence ATGAAACAGTTCGATTATGTCAGGCCGGCCACGGTCACCGAAGCCGTCGCTGCGGCCGCCCAGCCGGGCGCTGTTTATCTCGCCGCCGGCACCAATCTGCTCGATCTGATGAAGGGCGGCGTCAGCCGGCCGGATCGCCTGGTCGACGTCACGCATCTCGACGGGCTCGACCAGATCGAGACCCTCGTTGACGGATCGTTACGCATCGGCGCGCTGGTGAGCAACGCCGATCTCGCGCACGACGCGGAGTTCGCCCGCTCGTATCCTGCGGTGGCTGAAGCGCTGCTCTCCGGCGCGTCGGCTCAATTGCGCAATGCCGCGACCGTCGGCGGCAATCTGCTGCAACGGACGCGCTGTGCGTATTTCTACGACACCGCCAGCCGCTGCAACAAGCGCGAGGCCGGGTCCGGCTGCGATGCCCGCGATGGCGAGAACCGCGGCCACGCCGTGCTCGGCTGGAGCGAGAGCTGCATCGCTACGCACCCGTCCGATTTCTGCGTGCCGCTGGTCGCACTCGACGCCGTCGTCGAGATCGAGGGCAGGAACGGCCGTCGCGAGATCGCGCTCGACGAGTTGCATCGCCTGCCCGGCAATACGCCCGAGCGTGAATCCGCGCTCGAGCCCGGCGACCTCATCGTCGCCGTTAGTTTGCCGCCTGCGGCGCGCGGCTTTGCCGCCCATGCGCGTTACCTCAAGGTTCGCGAGCGGACGTCTTACGCCTTTGCCGTGGTCTCGGCCGCTTCTGCGTTGCGGATCGAGAACGGCAAGATCGCCGAAGCGCGGCTAGCGCTCGGCGGTGTCGCCGCAAAGCCCTGGCGCGCCCGCGCGGCGGAAGATGTGCTCAAGGGCGTGGCACCCACGGCCGACGCTTTCCAGGAAGCCGCTTGGCGCGCGCTCACCGACGCAAAGCCGTCTGGCGATAACGCCTTCAAGATCGAGCTTGCGCGCCGCATCGTCGTGCGCGCGCTGACCCTCGCCGCTGCCGGTACGCCCGCGCGTATTCCCGCACTGCCGGCCTCTCCCTTTGCCTCCATGTCGGGAGCCGTCCATGCCTGA
- a CDS encoding MFS transporter, translating into MVRAVHAPNHPEQRPPSFTPDSRQAWVRLLLALVIGSIGGVGMWAIVVMIPAVQAEFAATRGAVSLAFTVMMFGFGLGGVIAGKITDRFGIVPAMAISIAFLGVANTLAGLSAQLWQFVAAYFLIGLGTSATFAPLMAEASHWFERYRGLAVTIVASGNYVAGTMWPPLVNWGMQTIGWRTTHIGIGLVCVGLMTILVLVLRAQMGNDTVHDHAKAPPPRVDLKLSTNTLTVLLSIASISCCVAMAMPQVHIVAYCGDLGYGVARGAEMLSLMMACGIVSRIGSGYLADKIGGIRTLLVGSLAQGFALVFYLFFDSLASLYIISAMFGLFQGGIVPSYAIIVREAMPASEAATRVGIVIFASVFGMSFGGWVSGVIFDATGSYGAAFANGVAWNALNIGIVVLLLIRSRMSATKADPGFAT; encoded by the coding sequence ATGGTCCGCGCCGTGCACGCGCCAAATCATCCAGAACAAAGACCGCCTTCTTTCACTCCCGATTCCCGTCAGGCCTGGGTACGACTGCTGCTCGCGCTCGTGATCGGCTCGATCGGGGGCGTCGGCATGTGGGCGATCGTGGTGATGATTCCCGCGGTGCAGGCCGAGTTCGCCGCCACGCGCGGCGCGGTGTCGCTGGCCTTTACCGTGATGATGTTCGGTTTCGGGCTCGGCGGCGTGATCGCGGGCAAGATCACCGACAGGTTCGGTATCGTCCCGGCGATGGCGATCAGCATCGCCTTCCTCGGCGTCGCCAATACGCTCGCGGGCCTCTCGGCCCAGCTCTGGCAGTTCGTCGCGGCCTATTTCCTGATCGGGCTCGGCACGTCCGCGACCTTCGCACCGCTGATGGCGGAGGCTTCGCACTGGTTCGAGCGCTATCGCGGCCTAGCCGTGACCATCGTCGCCAGCGGCAATTATGTCGCCGGCACGATGTGGCCGCCGCTCGTGAACTGGGGCATGCAGACGATCGGCTGGCGCACCACCCATATCGGCATCGGGCTCGTCTGCGTGGGCCTGATGACCATCCTGGTTCTGGTCCTGCGCGCGCAGATGGGCAATGACACGGTCCATGACCACGCCAAGGCACCTCCGCCGCGGGTCGACCTCAAGCTCTCGACCAACACGCTGACCGTGCTGCTCTCGATTGCCAGCATCTCCTGCTGCGTCGCCATGGCGATGCCGCAGGTCCATATCGTCGCCTATTGCGGCGACCTCGGCTATGGCGTGGCGCGTGGTGCCGAGATGCTGTCGCTGATGATGGCCTGCGGCATCGTCAGCCGCATCGGATCCGGCTATCTCGCCGACAAGATCGGCGGCATCCGCACGCTGCTGGTGGGGTCGCTGGCGCAAGGCTTTGCGCTGGTGTTCTACCTGTTCTTCGACAGCCTCGCCTCGCTCTACATCATCTCGGCGATGTTCGGCCTGTTCCAGGGTGGCATCGTGCCGAGCTACGCCATCATCGTGCGCGAGGCGATGCCGGCGAGCGAAGCCGCAACCCGTGTCGGCATCGTGATCTTCGCCTCGGTGTTCGGCATGTCCTTTGGCGGCTGGGTGTCGGGCGTCATCTTCGATGCCACCGGATCCTACGGCGCGGCCTTCGCCAACGGCGTCGCCTGGAACGCGCTCAATATCGGCATCGTCGTGCTGCTGCTGATCCGCTCGCGGATGAGCGCGACGAAGGCCGATCCGGGCTTCGCGACCTAA
- a CDS encoding TolC family protein, which translates to MAHHFARSLLAVAAFGLSGCAAFSPDSGMSTVSELTSQTINKDVAFVRTAEGAGAIDVRVRELLSRTLSADTAVQVALLNNKGLQAAYNELALAETDLVEQSLPPNPVFSVSRISGNGASEIERQVVGDILALATLPFRSDIARERFRQAQLRAALATLRLAADVRRAYIGAVAGNEMVVLLTDAKATAESTAQLAIKLGETGSLNKLDQAREQVFYAETTADLATARQAATSARERLARLMGLWDGGLDFRLPNQLPPLPRRPQALPSIEADAVSHRIDLQIARLELTALAKSLNLTEATRFVTLLDLAGISRRTQDPEGPPFRERGFDVQFQIPIFDGGEVRVRQAAETYNFAFNRLTERAVNVRSEARDAYRVYRSSYDIASHYQREILPLRKIITEEMQLRFSSMQVDIFALLTEARQRLASLRGAIDARQRFFLAQSELQTAVNGGGVPASGGETSTTFAAAAPADGGH; encoded by the coding sequence ATGGCACACCATTTTGCGCGAAGCCTGCTCGCTGTTGCCGCCTTCGGTCTCTCCGGCTGCGCCGCGTTCTCGCCCGACAGCGGCATGAGCACGGTCTCGGAGCTGACGAGCCAGACCATCAACAAGGACGTCGCCTTCGTGCGCACGGCGGAGGGAGCCGGTGCGATCGATGTGCGCGTTCGCGAGTTGCTGTCGCGGACGCTCAGCGCAGATACGGCCGTTCAGGTCGCGCTGCTCAACAACAAGGGGCTGCAAGCCGCCTATAACGAGCTGGCGCTGGCCGAGACCGATCTGGTCGAGCAGAGCCTGCCGCCCAATCCCGTGTTCTCGGTCTCGCGCATCTCGGGCAATGGCGCCAGCGAGATCGAGCGCCAGGTGGTCGGCGACATCCTCGCGCTCGCCACCCTGCCGTTCCGCTCCGACATCGCCCGCGAACGTTTTCGTCAGGCGCAATTGCGCGCGGCGCTGGCGACGCTGCGGCTCGCCGCTGACGTGCGCCGCGCTTACATCGGCGCGGTCGCCGGCAACGAGATGGTGGTGCTGCTCACCGACGCGAAGGCAACGGCGGAATCGACCGCGCAGCTTGCCATAAAACTCGGCGAGACCGGCTCGCTCAACAAGCTCGACCAGGCCCGCGAGCAGGTGTTTTACGCCGAGACGACGGCCGACCTCGCCACCGCGCGGCAGGCAGCGACGAGCGCACGCGAAAGGCTGGCGCGGCTGATGGGGCTGTGGGACGGCGGCCTCGATTTCCGCCTGCCCAATCAGTTGCCGCCGCTGCCGCGCCGGCCACAAGCGCTGCCCTCGATCGAAGCCGATGCGGTGTCCCATCGCATCGACTTGCAGATCGCGCGGCTGGAGCTGACGGCGCTGGCGAAATCGCTGAACCTCACTGAGGCAACCCGCTTCGTCACGCTGCTCGATCTCGCCGGCATCTCCCGCCGCACCCAGGATCCGGAAGGGCCGCCGTTCCGCGAGCGCGGCTTCGATGTGCAGTTCCAGATCCCGATCTTCGACGGCGGCGAGGTGCGCGTACGGCAGGCGGCAGAGACCTACAATTTCGCCTTCAACCGCCTGACCGAGCGCGCCGTGAACGTCCGCTCGGAAGCGCGCGACGCTTATCGCGTCTATCGCTCCAGCTACGACATCGCCAGCCACTACCAGCGCGAGATCCTCCCGTTGCGAAAGATCATCACCGAGGAGATGCAGCTGCGCTTCTCCAGCATGCAGGTCGACATCTTCGCGCTGCTGACCGAGGCGCGGCAGCGCCTGGCCTCGCTGCGCGGCGCGATCGACGCCAGGCAGAGATTCTTCCTCGCCCAGTCCGAGCTGCAGACCGCCGTCAATGGCGGCGGCGTGCCCGCATCCGGCGGCGAGACTTCAACCACCTTCGCCGCGGCAGCGCCTGCCGATGGCGGCCACTGA
- a CDS encoding (2Fe-2S)-binding protein, producing MNHSISLTVNGARRDFVLDDPRVTLLDLLRERLHLTGTKKGCDRGQCGACTILVDGKRINSCLALAISHDGADILTIEGVARGDQLHPVQAAFIAHDGFQCGFCTPGQIMSAIGMMQEAQAGNDPERIRECMSGNLCRCGAYAGIVDAVLEAQAGMDETNQRRSA from the coding sequence ATGAACCACTCCATCAGCCTCACCGTGAACGGTGCGCGGCGCGACTTCGTCCTCGACGATCCGCGCGTCACGCTGCTCGATCTCCTGCGTGAGCGCCTCCATCTCACCGGCACCAAGAAGGGATGCGACCGCGGCCAGTGCGGCGCCTGCACGATTCTGGTCGACGGCAAGCGCATCAATTCCTGCCTCGCGCTCGCCATCAGCCATGACGGCGCCGACATCCTCACCATCGAAGGTGTCGCGCGTGGCGACCAGCTTCATCCGGTGCAAGCCGCCTTCATCGCCCATGACGGATTCCAGTGCGGCTTCTGCACGCCTGGCCAGATCATGAGCGCAATCGGCATGATGCAGGAGGCGCAAGCCGGCAACGATCCCGAGCGCATCCGCGAATGCATGAGCGGCAATCTGTGCCGCTGCGGTGCCTATGCCGGCATCGTCGATGCCGTGCTGGAGGCGCAGGCCGGCATGGATGAAACCAACCAGAGGCGCTCCGCATGA
- a CDS encoding xanthine dehydrogenase family protein molybdopterin-binding subunit, translating into MPELNLTSAPAHLRHGSNIGQPLTRRDGMLKVTGRATYAADNHPPGMLFAVMAVASIAHGRVTSLDVAAAKRHPGVVDVMTPDHKPPLAIDPEIKTNPFVFRMEVLQSNEVRYANQPIAVVIAETLEAATEGAALLAPRYETLPALVGLDAGESYVPPVVGVGNPTESHRGDVEAGLAAAEKQIDAIYETPPQYHNAMEPHAIVAHWDGDNLRIDMPTQGLMLSLARVAELFGIAHDKIHIRSPFLGGGFGSKGLMAGPPVLGIMAAKLVGKPVKLVLRREQMYGPVGHRAPTRQRLRIGTDGEGLLTALDHHARTVSSTFDDFYEPAADASHTLYAAPAIRTSHDAVRVNTGTPLFMRAPGEATGSIALESAIDEMAWACGMDPLAFRLKNYAEVEPMTGRPFSSKALRACYEQGAARFGWSKRSLQPRQMRDDAGLLVGWGMGTATFPALMFQAEARAVIRRDGSGAIEIGAHDMGQGAWTALAQIAADAVGLDIDRVDFKAGTSDLPDAGIAGGSAHTATAGAAIHSAGAAVIAKLADLATGDERSPLFGAGNAGVIARDGRLVRRDDESRSESYAEILARAGVAEVEARGAGAPNPAAMQEYAMHAHGAVFAEVKVDPELGQVRVTRMVGAFAAGRIVNPHLVKSQLFGGMIWGMSFALHEEAITDRRSGRIMNANLGEYHIPVNADVPPLDVITVEEHDPHVNALGIKGVGEIGITGSAGAVANAVWHATGVRVRRFPIRIEELLTQR; encoded by the coding sequence ATGCCTGAGCTCAATCTCACCAGCGCTCCCGCCCATCTGCGCCACGGCTCGAACATCGGCCAGCCGCTGACCCGCCGCGACGGCATGCTCAAGGTCACGGGCCGCGCGACTTATGCCGCCGACAACCACCCGCCGGGGATGCTGTTCGCGGTGATGGCGGTCGCCAGCATCGCGCATGGCCGGGTCACCTCGCTCGATGTCGCTGCCGCGAAACGTCATCCCGGCGTCGTCGACGTCATGACGCCGGACCACAAACCGCCGCTCGCGATCGATCCCGAGATCAAGACCAATCCATTCGTGTTCCGGATGGAGGTGTTGCAGAGCAATGAGGTCCGCTACGCCAACCAGCCGATCGCCGTCGTGATCGCGGAAACGCTGGAAGCCGCCACCGAAGGCGCCGCATTGCTGGCGCCGCGTTACGAGACGCTGCCCGCGCTGGTCGGCCTCGATGCCGGCGAAAGTTACGTCCCGCCGGTCGTCGGCGTCGGCAATCCCACGGAAAGCCACCGCGGCGATGTCGAGGCGGGGCTTGCCGCGGCGGAGAAGCAGATCGACGCGATCTACGAGACGCCGCCGCAATATCACAACGCGATGGAGCCGCACGCGATCGTCGCGCACTGGGACGGCGACAATCTCCGGATCGACATGCCGACGCAGGGCCTGATGCTGTCGCTGGCGCGCGTTGCCGAGCTGTTCGGCATTGCGCATGACAAGATCCACATCCGCAGCCCGTTCCTTGGGGGCGGCTTCGGCTCCAAGGGGCTGATGGCCGGTCCCCCGGTCCTCGGCATCATGGCGGCCAAGCTCGTCGGCAAGCCGGTCAAGCTGGTGCTGCGCCGTGAGCAGATGTACGGCCCGGTCGGCCATCGCGCGCCGACGCGCCAGCGCCTGCGCATCGGCACCGACGGCGAGGGGCTCCTGACCGCACTCGATCATCATGCGCGGACCGTGTCGAGCACGTTCGACGATTTCTACGAGCCCGCGGCTGATGCCTCGCACACGCTCTACGCGGCGCCGGCGATCCGCACTTCGCATGACGCCGTGCGCGTCAACACCGGCACGCCGCTGTTCATGCGCGCGCCAGGGGAGGCGACCGGCTCGATCGCGCTCGAAAGCGCGATCGACGAGATGGCTTGGGCCTGCGGCATGGATCCGCTCGCCTTCCGCCTGAAGAACTATGCCGAGGTCGAGCCGATGACGGGACGACCCTTCTCCTCGAAGGCGCTGCGGGCCTGCTACGAGCAGGGCGCGGCGCGCTTCGGCTGGTCGAAGCGCTCGCTTCAGCCGCGGCAGATGCGCGACGATGCCGGCCTGCTGGTCGGCTGGGGCATGGGCACCGCGACCTTTCCGGCGCTGATGTTCCAGGCCGAGGCGCGCGCGGTGATCCGCCGCGACGGCTCAGGTGCCATCGAGATCGGCGCGCATGACATGGGGCAGGGCGCCTGGACGGCGCTTGCCCAGATCGCGGCTGATGCGGTCGGCCTCGACATCGACCGTGTCGACTTCAAGGCCGGTACATCCGATCTGCCCGATGCCGGTATCGCCGGCGGCTCGGCGCACACGGCGACCGCAGGTGCTGCGATCCACAGCGCCGGCGCAGCCGTGATCGCAAAGCTCGCTGATCTCGCGACCGGCGACGAGCGCTCGCCGCTGTTCGGCGCTGGCAATGCCGGCGTGATCGCGCGCGATGGCAGACTGGTCCGTCGCGACGACGAGAGCCGCAGCGAGAGCTATGCCGAGATCCTGGCGCGTGCCGGCGTCGCCGAGGTCGAGGCCCGCGGCGCGGGCGCGCCGAACCCTGCGGCGATGCAGGAATATGCGATGCATGCCCACGGCGCGGTGTTCGCGGAGGTGAAGGTCGATCCCGAGCTCGGCCAGGTCCGCGTCACCCGCATGGTCGGCGCCTTCGCGGCGGGGCGCATCGTCAATCCGCATCTGGTGAAGAGCCAGCTGTTCGGCGGCATGATCTGGGGCATGTCCTTCGCGCTGCACGAGGAGGCCATCACCGATCGCCGCAGCGGGCGGATCATGAACGCCAATCTCGGCGAGTACCACATCCCCGTGAATGCCGACGTGCCGCCGCTCGACGTGATCACGGTCGAGGAACACGATCCGCACGTCAATGCGCTCGGCATCAAGGGTGTCGGCGAGATCGGCATTACCGGCAGCGCCGGCGCGGTTGCCAATGCGGTCTGGCATGCGACGGGCGTGCGCGTGCGTCGCTTCCCGATCAGGATCGAGGAATTGCTGACGCAGCGTTGA
- a CDS encoding DUF4864 domain-containing protein codes for MRIAALLVALTFALHAVPALAGDVVSTAQGVIRAQEQAFARDDAAAAYSHAAPAIKEIFPAPDIFMSMVQNGYAPVYRHKSFEFGESKSEGNWIAQHVHIVDANGEAWEALYTLEQQADGSYKITGCSLLKVGQEA; via the coding sequence ATGCGCATCGCCGCCTTGCTGGTCGCTCTCACTTTTGCCCTTCACGCCGTCCCAGCGCTGGCCGGCGATGTCGTCTCGACGGCGCAGGGCGTCATCCGCGCCCAGGAGCAGGCCTTTGCGCGCGACGATGCGGCCGCGGCCTATTCCCACGCCGCGCCGGCGATCAAGGAGATTTTTCCGGCACCCGACATCTTCATGTCGATGGTGCAGAACGGCTACGCACCGGTCTACCGGCACAAGAGCTTTGAGTTCGGCGAGAGCAAGAGCGAGGGCAACTGGATCGCCCAGCACGTCCATATCGTCGATGCCAATGGCGAGGCCTGGGAGGCGCTCTACACGCTCGAGCAGCAGGCCGACGGCAGCTACAAGATCACAGGCTGTTCGCTGCTGAAGGTTGGACAGGAAGCTTAG
- a CDS encoding TetR/AcrR family transcriptional regulator: MDDHTDHTRKPRADAVRNRERVLEAAKVVFNAGGPEASLEAVAKRAGVGIGTLYRHFPTREDLFEAVYRREVEQLSELAEQLKNAKDPVDALRRWLRSGVEFVATKKGMVAALALAVQSGSELHAFSFDRLTKAIGSLLDRAVAAGEMRADISPEDLLRAFFGMCYMHDQPGWQSSVLRMLDVFVDGLRVQTAAKAKARTAKPAVKRKR, encoded by the coding sequence ATGGACGACCATACCGACCACACCCGCAAGCCCCGCGCCGATGCCGTGCGCAATCGCGAGCGCGTGCTCGAGGCTGCAAAGGTCGTCTTCAATGCAGGCGGCCCTGAGGCGAGCCTAGAGGCCGTGGCCAAGCGCGCCGGCGTCGGGATCGGCACGCTCTACCGGCATTTCCCGACGCGCGAGGATTTGTTCGAGGCGGTGTACCGGCGCGAGGTCGAGCAGCTCAGCGAGCTTGCCGAGCAGTTGAAGAATGCCAAGGATCCGGTCGATGCGCTCAGGCGCTGGCTGCGCTCAGGTGTCGAATTCGTCGCCACCAAGAAGGGCATGGTGGCAGCCTTGGCGCTTGCGGTCCAAAGCGGTTCCGAGCTGCACGCCTTCTCGTTCGATCGGCTGACGAAGGCCATCGGCTCGCTGCTCGACCGCGCAGTCGCTGCCGGCGAGATGCGCGCTGATATCAGTCCCGAGGATTTGCTGCGCGCGTTCTTCGGCATGTGCTACATGCACGACCAGCCAGGCTGGCAATCGTCGGTACTGCGGATGCTCGACGTGTTCGTCGACGGGCTGCGGGTGCAGACGGCCGCCAAGGCCAAGGCGCGCACGGCCAAGCCCGCAGTGAAACGGAAGCGATAG